The following are encoded in a window of Solidesulfovibrio magneticus RS-1 genomic DNA:
- a CDS encoding GGDEF domain-containing protein encodes MTGINLVSLPIANLCIFSLPIFIALSVFSLARQPPTLRFSLTVASIFAFSFGVLALTMHDKHLPGIYTSAINGALYLYAALQIIRKTRPHNAVVWSMHGFCLLLASTLFIRAAILCAGWLSPGSALDAIGPELTAIVLFGNMLCLDALILCFPLLDFMDAQSRLSQATQEIIERSKIDVLTGAYNRSHMQSRLHHHVSRCSSSGETFSLILFDLDHFKAINDTYGHVIGDRVLAQVGSQVKSSLRRYDELFRFGGEEFLVILPDTDANHACDIAERLRQEIANLLFDGPNISEQFRITSSFGIASTTKATRSADILLQQTDAALYKAKAQGRNMVCV; translated from the coding sequence ATGACAGGCATCAACCTTGTCTCGCTGCCTATAGCCAACCTGTGCATCTTTTCACTGCCTATCTTCATTGCCCTGTCGGTCTTTTCACTGGCCCGCCAGCCGCCCACACTGCGCTTTAGCCTGACCGTTGCCTCGATTTTCGCGTTTTCCTTTGGGGTGTTGGCCCTGACTATGCACGACAAGCACTTACCGGGCATCTACACCTCGGCCATAAACGGCGCGCTGTATCTGTACGCTGCGCTGCAAATCATACGAAAAACCCGCCCGCACAACGCCGTAGTCTGGTCGATGCACGGCTTTTGCCTGCTGCTGGCGTCAACGCTCTTTATCCGGGCCGCCATCCTGTGCGCCGGCTGGCTTTCCCCGGGCTCGGCCCTTGACGCCATTGGCCCCGAGCTGACCGCCATCGTTCTTTTTGGCAACATGCTTTGCCTGGACGCGCTCATCCTCTGCTTTCCCCTCCTCGATTTCATGGATGCCCAGTCCAGGCTTTCCCAGGCCACCCAGGAAATCATCGAGCGCTCGAAGATCGACGTTCTAACCGGTGCATACAACAGAAGCCATATGCAGTCGCGACTGCATCACCACGTCTCCCGGTGCAGCAGTTCCGGCGAAACCTTTTCCCTGATCCTGTTCGACCTGGATCACTTCAAGGCCATCAACGACACCTACGGGCACGTCATCGGCGACCGAGTCCTTGCTCAGGTGGGGAGTCAGGTAAAGTCGAGCCTGCGGCGCTACGACGAGTTGTTCCGTTTCGGCGGCGAGGAATTTCTCGTCATCCTGCCCGACACAGATGCCAACCACGCTTGTGACATCGCTGAACGATTGCGCCAGGAAATCGCCAATCTGCTCTTCGATGGCCCGAATATATCGGAACAATTTCGGATAACGTCATCGTTCGGAATTGCAAGCACGACGAAAGCCACGAGGTCTGCCGACATTTTGCTCCAGCAAACCGACGCCGCTCTCTACAAAGCCAAAGCCCAGGGCCGCAACATGGTTTGCGTCTAG
- a CDS encoding YgiQ family radical SAM protein, producing MARTPLTQPDFLPMTRAEMDALGWDCLDVLLVTGDAYVDHPSFGAPLLGRWLVAHGYKTGLVAQPRWEGDAADVAAMGRPRLFAGVTAGSLDSMLAHYTAFRKKRSDDAYTPGGKAGARPNRAAIVYANLVRRAFPGLPVALGGIEASLRRVSHFDFWSNALRRSVLYDAKASLVLYGMAETGILALAEGLDRLEDEGGLLADILAGLPGAAFSLKPEELPQRFPQADVLTLPAHEAIVADPKRLIEATLALERHVHQNKQLAVQPSGDRLTVLTPPGAGLSGKTLDALYALPYSRQPHPSYKLPIPAADMIRGSLNIHRGCAGGCSFCTLALHQGRAIRSRSAGSVLREAARLVDAPGFDGSVSDVGGPSANMWGGRCRGDMTSCQRPSCLTPTICKHFSVDQGAFVDLLEAVAEVPGVRHVRVASGWRMDLALADEDALGRMVRRFTGGQAKVAPEHQSDRVLKLMRKPPFAVFERFLKVFERESGRAGKEQYVVPYLMSAFPGCTLEDMRRMAEWFAGKGWRPNQVQCFIPLPGTAAAAMYFAGTDLGGQPLFIADADAERLRQHAVLGGEREKRLAGQSKGQPDRRPDRRAPGAPAPPRRDAPPLRQGKADGRRGRPDTRSGKPDTRRAATGDKRGQGRKPGP from the coding sequence ATGGCACGCACGCCCCTGACGCAACCCGATTTTTTGCCCATGACCCGGGCCGAGATGGACGCTCTCGGCTGGGACTGCCTGGATGTCCTGCTCGTTACCGGCGACGCCTACGTGGACCATCCGTCCTTTGGCGCGCCGCTGCTTGGCCGGTGGCTGGTGGCCCACGGCTACAAGACCGGCCTGGTGGCCCAGCCACGCTGGGAAGGCGACGCGGCGGACGTGGCCGCCATGGGCCGGCCACGACTGTTTGCCGGCGTCACGGCCGGGTCGCTGGATTCCATGCTGGCCCACTACACCGCCTTTCGCAAAAAACGCTCCGACGACGCCTACACCCCGGGCGGCAAGGCCGGCGCGCGCCCCAATCGGGCGGCCATCGTCTACGCCAACCTCGTGCGCCGGGCTTTCCCGGGGTTGCCCGTGGCCCTGGGCGGCATCGAGGCGTCGCTACGGCGGGTGTCCCACTTCGATTTCTGGTCCAACGCCCTGCGCCGCTCGGTCCTTTACGACGCCAAGGCCAGCCTGGTGCTCTACGGCATGGCCGAGACCGGCATCCTGGCCCTGGCCGAGGGACTGGACCGGCTGGAGGACGAAGGGGGCTTACTGGCCGACATCCTGGCCGGACTTCCCGGCGCGGCCTTTTCCCTCAAGCCCGAGGAGCTGCCCCAGCGGTTCCCGCAGGCCGACGTCCTGACCTTGCCGGCCCATGAGGCCATTGTCGCCGATCCCAAGCGGCTCATCGAGGCGACCTTGGCCCTGGAGCGCCACGTCCACCAGAACAAGCAGCTTGCCGTGCAGCCAAGCGGCGACCGGCTGACCGTGCTCACCCCGCCAGGGGCGGGGCTTTCCGGCAAGACTCTCGACGCCCTCTACGCCCTGCCCTACTCACGCCAGCCGCATCCCTCCTACAAGCTGCCCATCCCGGCGGCGGACATGATTCGCGGCAGCCTCAACATCCACCGGGGCTGTGCCGGCGGCTGCTCCTTTTGCACCCTGGCCCTGCACCAGGGGCGGGCCATCCGCTCCCGAAGCGCCGGATCGGTCCTGCGCGAAGCGGCCCGGCTGGTGGACGCGCCGGGCTTTGACGGGTCGGTGAGCGACGTGGGCGGCCCCTCGGCCAATATGTGGGGCGGGCGCTGCCGGGGGGACATGACATCCTGCCAGCGGCCAAGCTGCCTGACGCCGACCATCTGCAAGCATTTTTCCGTGGACCAGGGCGCGTTCGTCGACCTGCTCGAAGCGGTGGCGGAAGTCCCTGGCGTGCGCCATGTGCGGGTGGCCAGCGGCTGGCGCATGGATCTGGCCCTGGCTGACGAGGACGCCCTGGGGCGCATGGTGCGGCGCTTTACCGGCGGCCAGGCCAAGGTGGCCCCGGAGCACCAGAGCGACCGGGTGCTCAAGCTCATGCGCAAGCCGCCCTTTGCCGTGTTCGAGCGGTTCCTGAAAGTCTTCGAGCGGGAATCCGGCCGGGCCGGCAAGGAGCAATACGTGGTGCCCTACCTCATGAGCGCCTTTCCGGGATGCACCCTGGAGGACATGCGGCGCATGGCCGAGTGGTTCGCCGGCAAGGGCTGGCGGCCCAATCAGGTGCAGTGCTTCATCCCGCTGCCCGGCACGGCGGCGGCGGCCATGTATTTCGCCGGCACGGACCTGGGCGGGCAGCCGCTTTTTATCGCCGACGCCGATGCCGAGCGCCTGCGGCAGCACGCCGTGCTCGGCGGCGAGCGCGAAAAGCGGCTGGCCGGCCAGAGCAAGGGCCAGCCCGACCGGCGGCCGGACCGCCGCGCGCCGGGCGCACCCGCACCTCCTCGCCGCGACGCGCCGCCGCTCCGCCAGGGCAAGGCGGACGGCAGGCGCGGACGGCCGGACACCAGGTCCGGCAAGCCCGACACGCGCCGCGCAGCGACTGGAGACAAACGCGGCCAGGGGCGTAAACCCGGACCTTGA
- a CDS encoding TOBE domain-containing protein, with amino-acid sequence MRYGARNQIPAKVTSVKKGDVMTQVNFSVDVPHAMASVLTTESVEDLALAPGDAVLLVVKAIHVVPVKE; translated from the coding sequence ATGCGCTACGGAGCCAGAAACCAGATTCCGGCTAAGGTGACTTCCGTGAAAAAGGGTGACGTCATGACCCAGGTCAACTTCAGCGTGGACGTGCCCCACGCCATGGCGTCGGTGCTGACCACCGAATCCGTGGAAGACTTGGCCCTGGCCCCGGGCGATGCCGTGCTGCTTGTGGTCAAGGCCATCCACGTGGTGCCGGTCAAGGAATAG